The sequence below is a genomic window from Lolium perenne isolate Kyuss_39 chromosome 4, Kyuss_2.0, whole genome shotgun sequence.
TCGTCTGTAAAGAGATATATCATGTAATTGCAATAGCTTACATCATATGAGGGGTTCCAAGCTTACCATCTGCATTAAATAAAGTATTTACTATTAACTAGTGAATCTCAAAGGTATGTTTATGCAAGGGAACAGCCAGTATTGTCGAAAAAAATCTTACTTAAGCATATGTGAGCTTGATCATCTAGTTTTCAATCAACAAGTATTAATGATGTGCAAATCGTAGTTGCGTGTTCACTTTGGATATGCATTTGAGGTACTCCTAAATAAAAATTCATTTGAGTTCTCTAACGTCTTGCTTTTGCATGGTAGGAGGGAACAATGCATCTTTGGATGCTCTCCAGAGTAAAGTGCAGAAAGAGGCAATCCATAGATGTAACTGAAATCAATCAAGTTCGGTGAACATATGGCCAAATCGTTCAGGCCATTACCTTAAAGAATTCAGATTCTTTATGTGGCATGAGCTCATTGATACAGTGCCAATAGCATTTAAACAATGTTTCCACCTTCAGTCAAGGGGACAGAAAACCGTTAATCGGTACATTTAAAATAGATAGGAATACAAAAGGAGGTATGTGCAATGgataaaaatgaaaaggtaagaaaTTCGCTTTCTTGTAATTTTGTTTCAGCAAGGTATCAATATTTTTTCCAAGGGACTCCTGTTATGATTTGCTCGTTCTTCATGAGTTGACCGTTAAAATTGCAAGTAAGCAAACAACTCAATATGTTGAATAGGACAAAGGAACCTATTCTCGAGTGGAGTAAAAGCCATGACCTGAAGCTCTTTACCCTGCTACAAAAGAAAACACGAGCTACAATCAGAGCAGCTTTCATGGACACCAATCGATGACTATAAATTGATTAGCATTAGGACCTAATAGCTGAACTGAACTGATGAACAGAAATAAAAATGGGATGAATGAAGAAACTAAAGACGGGAGAAGCTCATGTGAGTTTGGGCCTGTCGTAGCTGTGTGCAACCATTTTTGCAAAGTACCAAACTCAATTCAGGTTAATCAGCTTCTCCTCCATACAAGTTGACTATCTATCAAGATTCATCCCTGCGCAGTGGAAATGATATGACAGTTACGGTACTGTCTCCATTCTGCTCTTTTAAATATACAAAACTGTCTCGACAATTACTGTCAGCACTACTAGAGACAGCTTAGAATATTTCACATGTTTATGCTACAAATAAATTTAAAGCGAGTGACTGATTCAAGATGTTTTTTCTGCAATGTTTAAGAACAACTGCAGCTGGATTGAGCATAATAAAGTAAAATTGAATGCAAGCTATACCACATCATTTATATTTTCAAAGGAACATAATTATAGAGGACACAGACCACATCATAAACTGGCAGTATTTTACAAGAGTGCAATGGATGCTCCACGTCCAAACTTCAGTTATTTTGCAGGCATTGAAACCATTCTAGTTAAAAGACGGACACTGCTCTAGAATATAAATTAAGGAAGGAGTATGTCTGCGATGATCCAACATATCATGACACTCTTCCTGATTACAGTGGTGGAGAATCAAGATCGGCAGCAGCCACGATCGGACTGCGCACAACATGGTTCCTTGAAACCCAGCTCAAACTTCCCTCCatgaactttttctcatcatttgCATGGCTGGTCACCGTTATGCTATATTGGATCTTCTGTCCAGCCTTGGAGAACACCAGCTTCTCCGGTGAGACACGTATAGTAAGGGATTTTGGAGTATACAACTTCAGTGTGTACACTGAATCTGCTGGCCCCACATTTGTGACTGTTCGGTTCAATGTGAATGGTACTGATTTGAGTGGCAATGTTATGCTGGGATAGTTCAGTTGGGCTTCTGGTATCTTGGGAAGCTTCGTGCAGGACAACCACGGGTTACGCGCAATGATTGCCAAGCCTTGATCACCAAGAAGAGCACATATGTAACCAGCATATTCAGTAATGCCAAGGTCATACACAAGGCCTGGATCAACAGATTTTGCGGGATTGACATGGCCAGCACCCATGGCATAGGCACTTGCCATCCGATGCTGCTCATTCAAGATCGGGTGACCCCTGCTGTCTGCGATGTCAGCTGTAGTGAGGATAGCTGACTTGATAGCAGCCGCAGACCAGTCGGGATGGACGCTCTTGACAAGTGCAGCAACGCCGCTGACATGTGGAGTCGACATAGACGTCCCGGATTTGATATGAAATGGCCCGGAACCAAGTATGGTGAGTGGTGGCCATGCAGCAACGATGTTGAGCCCTGGTGCTACTATATCTGGCTTTAGCACGCCAGGGCTGAAGCTGCACGGACCACGGGACGAGAATGCGGCGACAGTAGGAGATGGACGGACACCAAGTAAAGTGTTTTTGTAGATGAAACTGGCACTGGGTTTGTTGGTTGTCCTCACATACTCACTAATACTGTTGCCATCAGCCACGGTCACCTGCACAACATTGGGACCATAATCCTCAAGAACGGAGGTGAAGCCAGCATCTTTCCTATTGATCAGCACCACGCCAGCGGCTCCAGCACTCATGATGCCAGTGATGTCAGTCTTATTTACTGATCCTGTTCTTGAGTCATTCATTGATCCTGTGTTATGGCATATAACAATTTTGCCAGACACGTTTCTTCTAGCCAACGACTTGCAGTGCTTGTCCAAATAAAGAGGAAACAGCCATGAGCTTGAGTTTGAAATCTGGTTAAAAGCTTCCCCGTCGATGCGGTTGCCATTGCCAAGCTGCACAACAGCCTGAAAGCTTCTGTCCACCGAGCCAGCTGCCACTGTGAGCAACCATGGTGCAGAATTCTCAAGATAGGCCTTGGGTCCGTTATTCCCAGCTGCAGCCACGACCACGACGCCCTTTGCTACGGCATTAAGTGCGCCAATGGCAACAGGGTCTCCAGTGAAGTTGACATTATAAGCAGGGCCGAGGGAAACTGAGAGCACATCTACCCCATCCTTGACAGCTTCGTCGAACCCGGCTACTATGTCTGATACGTAACATCCAAAGAGTGTGCACACCCTGTACATGGCCAGGTGTGCACCTGGAGCAATCCCTGACGCTGTGCCCCTGCCGAGGCCGCCGGCCGAGGCATCGCTGACGAAGTTCCCAGCAGCAGTGGATGCGGTATGGGTACCGTGGCCTGCATCATCTCCAGAGTCATTGGCATAAAAATTGAAGAACTTAGCACCAATGAGCTTGTTGTTGCAGCGAGAAGCGCCATGGCATGAACCCTTCCACTTTGATGGCGGTGGCGGGATGCCACCGTCATCAAAGCTAGGGTGGGCTGCGTAGATGCCGGTGTCCAGAACCCCGATGATGACCCCCTTGCCGTAGCTGACGTTCCTCCATATGCCGCTGCCTTTCTTCAGCCCGAGAAATTCCGGAGTGTGCGTGGTGGAGGGGTGCCACAGCTGGTCCGGAAAGGCACGCACGAAGGATCTCTTCTTGGACACCATCTCGAGCTCAGCCTCGGTGAGCCTCGCGGCAAAGCCGGTGAAGACCTCGGTGTAGTTGTGGACGAGCCGTGCCTCGTCGGAGCCAGCGAGTGGGCTCGGCAAGAAAGATTCGTGCCACCAAcgatgctcgtcgtcgctgctagcGTCGGTGCGTGGCTTGAGGAGGAGGATGTATGTTCGGTAGGGCTTTGTCTGATCCTCATTTGGATGGCATGAAGAAGGATGCAGGAACGTGAGGGCGAGGAGGAGAATTGTGAGGGAAAGGTGGGCAACGGATGACATCGCAGATCGGCTGGAAAAACGGAGTTCAAAGTCTGGGTGTGAGGGCAAGAACAGCGGTGGGATGGTGTCTTGGTGGTACTGGTGGGCGAGCTAGGGAGAGAGGTCGAGAGGAGGAAGATGGATTGGTGCTTATGCGGGTATAGAGGTGTAGCAGACTAGCAGGGTAGACTTTTTTTTAGCTGCGTAGCAGGGTAGACTGAGCTGTCGACCGTGGAGAGGAGGGGAGAAAAAGATGTTTGATGCCCATCGTATCTCGTGCATACGGCAACCTCAGTGCATCCCATCCGATTAAAATCGTGCGCATTTGGTTAGTTCCGCTGCAACTTTTGCAGTTACATGCTCGCCTTTTCCACAAGCGCCCTTGCTCGTTCGATTGGAACGGCAGGCCCGCACCCTGCAGTATTCTCTCCGGAGCAACTGCCTCCATACTCTGTAAAAAAAAGCTGCCTCCATACCCAGCATGGTATAAGCTAGCAAGCGACAGCCTCTGGTTTATTGCTTAACACCCTGAATTCAACCAAACAAGGAACTGAAAAAAGCTTTGTTGGGCTTCATAAAAAGAACACTATGTTCAGACCTCACGGTAACTGATCAGCTTAGAATACATGCTTACAATTTATTCTAATTTGGCAAGCTCACAGAGGATGAAAAATCTTTTCGCAAATGCAAAgcaaactaagagcatctccagtcgcatcccaagaccgtcccccaaagggaagagacgcgccggacaaaaagaagTTCCCAGCCACGCGCCCCAAAGCCGTTTTTTGTCCGgcacggcccgatacggtgttcgGCGTCCCGAGCCCATCCctgctacacaggggacgctccgggcacgccggacacaacgaaaagcgaggcgaggcgTGGAGGGACCGACGCGTCAAAGGCACATTCAAGTTtggacctaaccgtcgcctacctcgcgacggaagttattggtgcGCAGTGACACACGGCCGAAGCGTCgcagctttgccttaatggcaacggcaggcgagacgtctcgtcggtgccaCACGTTGCCGGCGTTCGCATGCCACTGCGCGTTCCCGCGCTTACTTCCCGCCGCTTCTAGCCTCTTCCCGCGCTATCTTcccgccggcgtctataaaagccccccccccccccccggctcaATGGCAGCCACCACAGCCGCCGACACCCCTTTCTCCGCCGCAAGCACAACCCTCGTCGCTCGAACACCACTGCGCAATGATGAACCGCCCCGGTGCCGACCAGTTCcctccaccaccatctccaccaccacctccaccaccagaaGCACCGCAGTTCGACATCGACGCCGCCGCGGAGGAAGAGTCGCGGCGGTGCCGGGCGGAGCGTTGGCGTGCAGAACAGCGACATCGGCGGGAGGCAATCGAGCAGCGGGAGCGTCAGCAGCGGGGGACCCCGAAGCTGAGGAGAACTcggcgtgggaggaggcggctctggcggacaccattgcggcgttcgacgccgcCACGGCAGAAGAGGCGCGGCAGCGCTGGACAGAGGAGATGGCCGAGCGGTGGTGTGCGGAGCGGCAGCGCCAGCACATGGAGTGGGAGCTCCAGTACCGTGAACGGCGGGAGGCGATcgaacggcggcggcgggcggcggttgAGCGTCAGCAGCAGGCGGTGGAGGAGCGTCAGCAGtgggaggcggcgctggcggcaacgGAGGCGGCCTGGGGGCGTGGGCGGATGCGTTGGCGGTGGAGGCCGACGCGGTGGCAGGGCAACTGGAGGCGCaaacggaggaggaggacgaggacgaggcggagcaggaggacgacgacgacgacttcgagtggtccgacgacgacagGCCACTCCCAGACGAGGCGTCGGATTAGCAACgagcgctcgtcgagtccttcgagtcggagaagaagctccaggacgacgcccgtgcccgaaAAGAGACGCAGATTCGCCatgccgtcgagctctccctccaggcggtgCAGCAGGGGAGGGCAGGCGACGACACGCTGATGGAGCGGTGACGTCTGGTCACCGCCCTACGCATGGAGAGGCGACGCACGCAGCAGGAGCTGCGGCGGAGGGGAGGTGACGATGGGGcagggccgtcgaacgcaccacCGGACGGtcagtaggctagggtttagatgaaatctagccgttttcattcaaactttgtaatatataatcaaatttgaatgaaaatcTTTATTTGCGTGCACTAATATTTATTTGGATGGGCGTTTGGggaacgcggctggggagcgacgtctcccaaatgcggcacgaacaaaacacttccccccaaacgctcgatccagcaccgtttgggggacggtttggggacggtttggggacgttgctggagatgctctaacatcgGACAAAAACTTCATAACACAAGAGCCAGCTTATAAGATCATGACTTATGAGGACGCGGCTCGTCTAGCGTGTTGAAGGCACGCCAGAACTGCCGTGCTGCATCGTATCTGCCGTTGCCTGCCGATCCAATGATGCCACGCTCCCAGCTCAGCAGACCCGTCGCAGTTTCTCGCGCCAAAAAACAGAGTCCATCCCTGGCTGGCAGCACACGGCCGAGGGGAAGCCAATCGTCCAGGAAGACGGTGCGTCTGCGTGGCCATCGCTGATCGGCGCGACGCCCTGGTCGCCGGCCGGCCGGCAGCGTCTCCTTCCTCTGGATAATCAGGCCATAATCTGTGATTGAAGGTAAAATTAATCTATTGTTTGGACGTCATCTAGTTTGCATCTTCTTCCTCTGAATTGTTCttctcttttttattttctttctcaCAATCTCAGTTTGCGTGAAACTGACTGTGGCACCATCGTCCACCTAatgtaaaatgaaaaaccatatcgACATGGAAAATCATGCCATGGCTGGTTTCATGTGAATTCTCAAGGTCATGGTTTCATGAGAAGTTTTACTGATCTGTTGATGGTACGCTTCATGTGCAAATGTATCGAGCTAGTATAATCAACACTCAATAATGCATTGATACAAGAAAATGTTCTCTACAATGCAGGCTTCTAAGCACCACTGGGTTTGCCTCCTATGCGGCCAGACAATGCAGCACTTTATCCTCGCATGCCCCTTCTCCGGACAAGTCTGGCATGAGGTGCTATCTTGGCTCAGGTTCACCTTCACACCCCGGCCAAGACCAAGAAGGATCCCTGATGGAATGGTGGAGCAAGGCATACCAGGACACTCCTAAACCTTTATGCAAGGGCATGGCCTCTAAGACACTTCTCACGCCGTGGATGGTGTGGAAGCAAAGAA
It includes:
- the LOC127296255 gene encoding subtilisin-like protease 4 encodes the protein MSSVAHLSLTILLLALTFLHPSSCHPNEDQTKPYRTYILLLKPRTDASSDDEHRWWHESFLPSPLAGSDEARLVHNYTEVFTGFAARLTEAELEMVSKKRSFVRAFPDQLWHPSTTHTPEFLGLKKGSGIWRNVSYGKGVIIGVLDTGIYAAHPSFDDGGIPPPPSKWKGSCHGASRCNNKLIGAKFFNFYANDSGDDAGHGTHTASTAAGNFVSDASAGGLGRGTASGIAPGAHLAMYRVCTLFGCYVSDIVAGFDEAVKDGVDVLSVSLGPAYNVNFTGDPVAIGALNAVAKGVVVVAAAGNNGPKAYLENSAPWLLTVAAGSVDRSFQAVVQLGNGNRIDGEAFNQISNSSSWLFPLYLDKHCKSLARRNVSGKIVICHNTGSMNDSRTGSVNKTDITGIMSAGAAGVVLINRKDAGFTSVLEDYGPNVVQVTVADGNSISEYVRTTNKPSASFIYKNTLLGVRPSPTVAAFSSRGPCSFSPGVLKPDIVAPGLNIVAAWPPLTILGSGPFHIKSGTSMSTPHVSGVAALVKSVHPDWSAAAIKSAILTTADIADSRGHPILNEQHRMASAYAMGAGHVNPAKSVDPGLVYDLGITEYAGYICALLGDQGLAIIARNPWLSCTKLPKIPEAQLNYPSITLPLKSVPFTLNRTVTNVGPADSVYTLKLYTPKSLTIRVSPEKLVFSKAGQKIQYSITVTSHANDEKKFMEGSLSWVSRNHVVRSPIVAAADLDSPPL